Proteins from a single region of Polynucleobacter sp. KF022:
- a CDS encoding solute carrier family 23 protein encodes MRWQLPFSKWLPEYRTPGTIRADIFAGLTGAIVVMPQGIAFALLAGMPPHYGLYAAMIPCLIAALFGSSRLMVTGPANAISLTTMALISPLALPESSQYVGYVLTLSFLVGVLQLVLGFAKAGKWVEQIPHSVIVGFTVGAAILIINSQLGTLLGISIPRGTGVPETISAVASALISNQWQMAAPALVLFTLIAIRLWKPLNRYLPAMLVAVVLGSIAAALLETLIPGVAAFRKVQEIPGAFPPISSPDLTGGTLQKLFSAALIMTLLASTEAMAIARAIALKTKDQFNANQEFIGQGLANVCGSFFSAYPASGSFNRTGVNLASGAKTPLAAICAAVFLFILLAFISPLAKHIPYVVIASLLLVVAWNLIDLKQIRHEFNMGAREWIPMLITGIGTITIPLEWAILSGIISSVIIRRFTAKTERN; translated from the coding sequence ATGCGCTGGCAATTACCTTTTAGTAAGTGGCTTCCTGAATATCGAACACCAGGCACGATACGCGCAGATATTTTTGCTGGTCTAACTGGCGCTATTGTTGTTATGCCTCAGGGTATTGCATTTGCATTACTAGCGGGTATGCCGCCACACTATGGCCTATACGCAGCGATGATCCCCTGCTTGATAGCAGCGCTATTTGGCTCAAGCCGCTTAATGGTTACCGGTCCCGCTAATGCTATTTCCCTAACCACGATGGCTTTAATTTCTCCACTGGCACTCCCGGAATCTAGCCAGTATGTTGGTTATGTTTTAACGCTCAGCTTTCTAGTGGGTGTACTGCAGCTTGTACTGGGTTTTGCTAAAGCAGGCAAATGGGTAGAGCAGATTCCACACTCTGTGATTGTTGGTTTCACCGTCGGCGCTGCGATCTTGATTATCAATAGTCAGCTTGGCACCCTACTTGGCATCAGTATCCCAAGAGGTACAGGAGTACCAGAAACAATCAGCGCTGTAGCATCAGCACTTATTAGCAATCAATGGCAAATGGCAGCTCCCGCACTAGTACTCTTCACCTTAATCGCTATTCGACTTTGGAAGCCGCTTAATCGCTATCTACCCGCCATGCTGGTGGCTGTTGTACTGGGCAGTATTGCAGCGGCTTTATTAGAAACATTGATACCTGGTGTTGCTGCTTTCAGAAAAGTTCAAGAAATACCAGGGGCATTTCCGCCAATTTCTAGCCCAGATTTAACTGGTGGCACTTTGCAAAAGTTATTTAGTGCTGCCCTCATCATGACGCTGTTGGCATCTACCGAAGCAATGGCTATTGCACGTGCGATTGCATTAAAGACAAAAGATCAGTTCAATGCTAACCAAGAGTTTATTGGGCAAGGGTTAGCCAATGTATGCGGATCATTCTTCTCTGCCTACCCAGCCAGTGGCTCATTTAATCGGACTGGCGTCAACCTTGCCTCTGGAGCAAAAACGCCTCTCGCAGCAATATGCGCTGCGGTTTTTCTCTTTATCCTACTTGCCTTTATCTCACCACTAGCAAAACATATCCCTTACGTAGTCATCGCCTCACTATTACTGGTGGTTGCCTGGAACTTAATTGATCTAAAGCAGATTCGCCATGAATTTAATATGGGAGCGAGAGAGTGGATTCCAATGTTAATTACCGGCATTGGCACCATTACTATTCCGCTAGAGTGGGCAATACTTTCTGGAATCATCAGCTCAGTAATAATCAGACGCTTTACCGCAAAGACCGAAAGGAATTAG
- a CDS encoding choline dehydrogenase, whose product MANTSFDYIVVGGGSSGCVLANRLSADPKNSVCLIEAGPKDRSPWIHLPIGYAKTMWDPKLNWKFQTEPDPGVNNRQIYWPRGKTLGGSSSINGLIFIRGQKEDYDTWRDLGNPGWGWDDVLPYFKKAEGNDRLSEPLHSQTGPLKASSIPKKHPLVEAFKKTANTLGVPETDDFNNLTQEGVGYYQLTTHKGFRCSTAVAYLKPIKNRKNLEILTDSQACRVIFENKKAVGIEIFRNGKKSIVRANKEVILSAGAIQSPQILQLSGVGPAKLLQEFNIPVVQDLPGVGENLQDHLQHRLIYELNQPISTNDQLSSWFGQLKMGLDWLLFRGGPLSIGINQGGLFTRVMKDSKTPDIQFHLATLSAEMAGGKVHPFSGFTMSVCQLRPESRGHVRIQSVDPLVPPKMFANYMSTPYDRDISIAAVKYARKIAQTEPLRSLITREVKPNNPQSDEEILEFCRNNGATIFHPTGTCQMGPDSDPMAVLDASLKVRGVQGLRVVDCSAMPTLPSGNTNWPAVMLAERAADLILGRI is encoded by the coding sequence ATGGCAAATACATCGTTCGATTACATCGTCGTAGGAGGAGGTTCATCTGGTTGCGTTTTGGCTAACCGCCTCTCAGCGGATCCCAAGAATTCTGTTTGCCTGATTGAAGCCGGGCCCAAGGATCGTTCTCCTTGGATTCATCTGCCGATTGGTTATGCAAAAACGATGTGGGACCCTAAGCTCAACTGGAAATTTCAGACCGAGCCTGACCCTGGTGTCAATAATCGACAAATCTATTGGCCTAGAGGAAAAACATTGGGTGGCTCAAGTTCAATCAACGGCCTCATTTTTATTCGCGGACAAAAAGAAGATTACGACACTTGGCGTGATCTCGGAAACCCTGGTTGGGGCTGGGATGATGTATTGCCCTACTTCAAAAAGGCAGAAGGCAATGATCGTTTAAGCGAACCACTGCATTCACAAACAGGCCCCTTAAAGGCATCATCGATTCCAAAAAAACATCCCTTAGTTGAAGCATTTAAAAAGACTGCTAATACGCTGGGCGTTCCTGAAACAGACGACTTCAACAATCTAACGCAAGAAGGGGTTGGTTACTATCAACTCACCACCCATAAAGGTTTTCGTTGCAGTACGGCTGTTGCATATTTAAAGCCCATCAAGAATCGTAAGAATCTAGAAATCCTGACAGATAGTCAGGCTTGCAGGGTTATTTTTGAGAACAAAAAAGCTGTAGGTATTGAAATATTCCGTAACGGCAAAAAAAGCATAGTACGCGCTAATAAAGAAGTCATTCTGAGTGCGGGTGCGATTCAGAGTCCGCAAATTTTGCAACTCTCAGGGGTTGGCCCAGCAAAACTGTTGCAAGAATTCAATATCCCTGTAGTGCAGGATTTGCCAGGGGTTGGAGAAAATCTGCAAGACCATTTACAGCACCGCCTGATTTATGAATTAAACCAACCTATCTCAACTAATGACCAACTCTCATCCTGGTTTGGTCAACTAAAGATGGGCTTAGATTGGCTACTATTCCGCGGCGGACCACTATCGATCGGCATTAATCAAGGAGGTCTTTTTACTCGTGTAATGAAAGACTCCAAAACACCTGACATTCAGTTTCACTTAGCAACACTTTCTGCAGAGATGGCTGGTGGCAAGGTTCATCCCTTCTCTGGATTTACCATGTCGGTTTGCCAACTCAGACCCGAGTCTCGAGGTCATGTGCGCATTCAGTCAGTAGACCCACTTGTACCCCCCAAAATGTTTGCGAACTATATGTCGACACCTTATGATCGCGACATCAGCATTGCCGCCGTTAAGTACGCCAGGAAAATTGCGCAAACTGAACCGCTTCGCTCTCTGATTACCAGAGAGGTAAAGCCGAATAACCCACAATCCGATGAAGAAATTTTAGAGTTTTGCCGAAATAATGGCGCAACGATCTTTCATCCAACTGGAACCTGCCAAATGGGTCCAGACAGTGATCCGATGGCAGTGCTTGATGCTTCATTAAAAGTGAGGGGCGTACAAGGCCTTAGAGTTGTTGATTGTTCAGCCATGCCAACCTTACCTTCCGGCAACACCAACTGGCCTGCGGTAATGCTTGCAGAGAGAGCCGCTGATTTGATCTTAGGGCGAATTTAG